GAAGAAGCTGGAGGATTTCCATCTTCCACAGCGTCAACATGTTATACTTCCTAACCATATCTTTGTGCCCGAGTCTGAGAAGAACAAATTTTGCTTTGGAAGTTTGGGAGTCACTTTTGGAGTCGATACAAGCTTTGTTAGTGGTCCTGAGAGTGAAAAGAGTTCCACACCTCCTTCGGAAACATCTCAGGCTGTTGAAGAGACGGTGGATGAGCAGGCTTCAAGGTAGGAATGCTTAACTGTTTTCTTTGAAAAATCTAGTACCTCAAACACTTAGAATCTAATCACATTGAGTTCTATTAAATCCATGAGAGAATTAGAATTCTGGAAGTAATTCCATTTTTGGAATGGAGAGAATAAGAATCTTTTAACTGCTTATCTGTGTAATCATTTAATAGAGTGAGCTGAATAAAGAATCTAGAAGAATCTAGAAGCTGTTAGAGTAGTTATAGGAATTGCCAGCTAGGATAGATTCCTCCCTAACAGTCCCTAACTAAAGTTTGTAAGGTGCCTTCTCATCTAGTGTGCTGAACACtattctcatatatatatatataagtactGGTTCAGTGCTCTAATATGAAGAGATTCTTATTTCTACAATTCTCtgcttctctctcttctctctgttTCTCTTTCAACTTTCTCTTCTCTGAAACTCTGTTATCATTGGTATCACTTTTGAGAAGTGAATCTTTCCCCTGGATAATGATATTTTCTTACAAGTGACCACTGATCAAACTAAAACTTGATGGtagtttccctttctttttttttttttttgctgcaacaagtagttttttttttaatttgttttgtgTAGGTTTAAACTTTGTCCTTCTGGCTGATTCCACCTTTTATGTTTGCAGTCAAAATGTTGCTGTTACATCTGAGGTGGGAGATTATGCTGATCATCCACAATCACCTTCTAATGTTGCCGAAAATTTGTCATCCAATGAGGTTGATGGGTCTTCCAGTGCTATACCGGAGTATAATGAATCCAAGCAAGACAATTCTTTACCATCTGGAGGTAATCAATACTCCGGGGTGCATACTTCTTCAAATTACAGTTTTGGTTTTGTGCCCCCAATGTCTCTGAGTACACAGGCTGCCCCATTTGACAATTCTGATTCGGAAACACGTGACGTTTCCCGGCTTCCTAGCTATGTTGTGAGATCTGCTACCCGTATATTGTTTTGTTTGTTATTATTATGCATAATTGTTTCTTAGAAAGTTAAATTTGATTCTTTTCTTGTTATAGGTCCATCAACCATTTGATCCAACTAGTTATTATGCCCAGTTTTACCGCTCAGGGGCTGATGGTGATGGCCGTCTTTCTCCATTTCCTTCTGCTGGGGCTGCTACAAAGTACAATGGCAATGTTGCAGTGTTGCCTGCGTCGAATTCTCAGTCTCCACAAGAGGTTTGTATTGCtattcaaatttatttcttaATCAACCATATAAGACCTTAAGAGAACATTGTCTTTTGAATACattctcccccccccccccccccccaaaaaaaaagaaaactctTTGTTTCTTAGATTATAAAGTGGACCTAGTGTCTAATTTTTACCTCTATTATGCAAATATTAGATTTTGTACCAATATTCTATTgtatgtaaaataaaatagcaAGCAACCTTAGTTGCTTTGTTCTCTATAATTGTAAGAACTGACTTCACCTTAGTTTCGTTACACCATGTGCGCCCTTGTATTTTAAAAATGTGTAAACCCATCCCTAAACTTTCTAAAATGTGCAGACTTACCCGTCAATGGTTAACAGAAATAACTCATTAAGGTATTGCATATTTTGGAAAGATCTAAAATTCAAGGAGATATAATGTTTTCCAAAATCTGCACATTTTGGAAAATTCGGGAGGCAGATTTGCACATTTTTAGACTTTAGGGGTTTACCATGTGTACTTTACACCGTGTATACAGTTTGGTGGTAAAGTTCAATTAACCCTTATCTTTTTTGATAGTAACGTGGTTTACTATTTTGAGAAACCATAAGAGATCAACTTTAAACAGTTGAATGTAGGTATAATTTTTCCTGATTGATGCAGCAAACATGATTTATCAAAAACTTTATGCTATTCTGCAGGGAGGTGTCTTGTCCACAGCAGGTCCAACGCCGCTTGTGACCCAAGCTGCTGGGCTAATGCAAAGCTCAATAGCCGTTACTCAGCAACCTGTACCTGTTTTCAGACCACCAAGTGGGGTTCACATATCCCACTACCCTCCTAACTACATTCCATATGGTCACTATTTTTCGCCATTTTACGTCCCGCCTCCAATTCACCACTTTCTTGGTAATGGTGCATTTCCTCAACAACCTCAGGCCAGCACTGTGTATCCACCTCCGCCAGCAGTGGCTGCCACAGCGATGAAATATCCTCTTCCGCAATTCAAACCTGGAGGAAATGCAGCTAACCCAACTCACCTTGTAATGCCCGGCGCCTATGGTGCATATGGCTCCTCGCCAGCCGGTTATAATCACAGTTCTGCAGCATCTGCAGGGAATTCAACCTCTAACGAGGATCTTGGTTCATCCCAGTTCAAGGAAAGTAATGTTTACATTGGCGGACAGCAGGTTTGTTCCTTTTGATTAATGTCTTTAAGTATCATAATATGAATGACGAAATGTACCTTCCCATGCGGAGGTTTAATACCATCTCcttcaaaattatattttttgatttACTTTACTAGTGTTTATATTTTCACTACCAGAATAACTACCTTTGATAATAATGTTTTGGTTATAAATGCAGAGTGAAGGTTCCGCAGTGTGGGTGGCTGCACCTGGTCGAGATATGTCCAGTTTGCCAACTAGTTCATTCTACAACCTCCCACAGCAGGGACCGCATGTCACTTTCACCCCAACTCAGGCTGGCCATGGCACCTTTGCCGGCATTTATCACCCAGCACAAGCAGTGACAGCTGCAACAGTTCATCCCCTTCTACAACAATCTCAGACAATGGCTGGAGCAGTTGATATGGTAGGACCGGGAGGCAATGTTTATCAGCAGCCTCAGCACACACAGATCAATTGGCCAAGCAACTATTAAGGTCAGGACATGTTTCGTGATGGATAAAACCATTTATATTATGAAGTCCTTATATGGGgaaaatttttgagaaaaacTCCAAAATTGTGGTTGGAGTTCCACAAGGACACGAATGACAATAATTGGCTGCATTTGAGTGTAACAAGGTGGGAAAAATTTGCCAATAGGAGCTTCTGATTGCTTGGGTTGATGACATGAAAGGTAGGACACCTGTAACCGATATTGACAGTTAAAAAAGTTAGACGAGCTAGAAAAGAAACGTATGCAGGCATTCCCTTTTTGCTTTCGCTCCTGCCGTTTTTTATCCCTTCTTTGATAGcttcaagttttttttttttcctcccttcccttctttttcattgAGGTTCTTGAACTCTATTAAGAGTATTGTTGAGTGTTGAGAAAATTGTCCATTCTTTCTTTTCTAGTGTGGGTTTATAGGGTTTGGAAGGTTTTAGGTTGTTGGGGGGGAAGCTTTTTATGGTGCCTCTTTTGTCTTACCTGTAAAGTGAGAATTTTTGATAGCAAGAAAATTATTTACTGAAGCTGTTGTATTGCTATGGGCTAAGAAAAACTGTCTATTGTTTCAGCTAAACGATGCATCATATATTTATAACTTTTTatgtttaaaagaaaaagtgggGGTTAGGATTTAGAAACATTTGTGCATTTTAGTTTCCTTccttcatttttatttttttattttttaaatatagatCTAGGCTATGTTTGATTTCTGAAATCCCAGTTATGTTCTTTCCTGTGATGAATGCTAAATTGGCCTTTCCAAGAGTTGAGGCATTTCTATAGTCTTTGATGCCATTGTTTCATTGATTTCCTCATTGAAAATTTAAGGCAATTTAAGTTTAAACTAAAAGTTAGATGTGTATTTTGTGATTAATGCGATTAGGGTTGCTGGTCACTCGATAAACTAGGATTGTTATTTAGTACGAGAATATAATTAAATCACTATGATTGCTACTACGACGTGAATAACAACGTAAAGTAGGCTTTGTACTAATCTTAGGGTATATTCTTTATGGCTTGTTAAATGCAATGTTCTTAAGTGTATAGGTATAGGTTATACCGTTCACAAAAAAAAGTGTATACGTTATGATTATAGTATTATCTTACTAATGTAAATTTgtaagttatatatatatagactcTCAATTTTGCTTTATCAAATTTTTCagcataattaatttttagtacCGATTCAGGTTAGTTTGTGTGTGATCAAAATAACAATTACCGTTGAAAGTGACTCATTCCAGAATTGTTTGACTAATTAATTGTATTCGGCTACCGCTAATAACACAGCGCTCGAAGTGAGATGAGGTACTCACTCGTACAAGGTCAAACTTAAATTCAGCTCACGAGAATTTTGTTCGCCCGACGTGTCTACTAATTAATAATCTTAGC
The Arachis stenosperma cultivar V10309 chromosome 7, arast.V10309.gnm1.PFL2, whole genome shotgun sequence genome window above contains:
- the LOC130940772 gene encoding GBF-interacting protein 1-like isoform X2, with amino-acid sequence MSGGGFRASIPSSVRKTIQNIKEITGNHSDEDIYAMLKECSMDPNETTQKLLLQDTFHEVKRKRDKRKENLNSRESVEPRWRPGAQGRGPRGGRGNFSPHNASHDAGGSKNSGTAKDVGTHQAAEKVATPLPAAQEELSKEKCSGTSSVSTIANGPKTEGFGTTSGGSPFPSSAGAGERMGPPPGPINNLGSALPSDSSSHKVSTVTSGSGSLHSSGNCSGSGSASSSAAYFSSSDPVLVPSSDSWVPGAVGAIRRDLGSQRPPGELNSGNTASETGSSSVQGKIQVKSQGVTKNHHSEISSTSSSATHGSSSNSRPSSNYGSRSQQLIGNQKAGSTKEWKPKPTNTTNQGSRPASASETRAVSAEVTGQLSSAPSSLVSEEATTELQKKLEDFHLPQRQHVILPNHIFVPESEKNKFCFGSLGVTFGVDTSFVSGPESEKSSTPPSETSQAVEETVDEQASSQNVAVTSEVGDYADHPQSPSNVAENLSSNEVDGSSSAIPEYNESKQDNSLPSGGNQYSGVHTSSNYSFGFVPPMSLSTQAAPFDNSDSETRDVSRLPSYVVHQPFDPTSYYAQFYRSGADGDGRLSPFPSAGAATKYNGNVAVLPASNSQSPQEGGVLSTAGPTPLVTQAAGLMQSSIAVTQQPVPVFRPPSGVHISHYPPNYIPYGHYFSPFYVPPPIHHFLGNGAFPQQPQASTVYPPPPAVAATAMKYPLPQFKPGGNAANPTHLVMPGAYGAYGSSPAGYNHSSAASAGNSTSNEDLGSSQFKESNVYIGGQQSEGSAVWVAAPGRDMSSLPTSSFYNLPQQGPHVTFTPTQAGHGTFAGIYHPAQAVTAATVHPLLQQSQTMAGAVDMVGPGGNVYQQPQHTQINWPSNY
- the LOC130940772 gene encoding GBF-interacting protein 1-like isoform X1, which gives rise to MSGGGFRASIPSSVRKTIQNIKEITGNHSDEDIYAMLKECSMDPNETTQKLLLQDTFHEVKRKRDKRKENLNSRESVEPRWRPGAQGRGPRGGRGNFSPHNASHDAGGSKNSGTAKDVGTHQAAEKVATPLPAAQEELSKEKCSGTSSVSTIANGPKTEGFGTTSGGSPFPSSAGAGERMGPPPGPINNLGSALPSDSSSHKVSTVTSGSGSLHSSGNCSGSGSASSSAAYFSSSDPVLVPSSDSWVPGAVGAIRRDLGSQRPPGELNSGNTGENKVVAASETGSSSVQGKIQVKSQGVTKNHHSEISSTSSSATHGSSSNSRPSSNYGSRSQQLIGNQKAGSTKEWKPKPTNTTNQGSRPASASETRAVSAEVTGQLSSAPSSLVSEEATTELQKKLEDFHLPQRQHVILPNHIFVPESEKNKFCFGSLGVTFGVDTSFVSGPESEKSSTPPSETSQAVEETVDEQASSQNVAVTSEVGDYADHPQSPSNVAENLSSNEVDGSSSAIPEYNESKQDNSLPSGGNQYSGVHTSSNYSFGFVPPMSLSTQAAPFDNSDSETRDVSRLPSYVVHQPFDPTSYYAQFYRSGADGDGRLSPFPSAGAATKYNGNVAVLPASNSQSPQEGGVLSTAGPTPLVTQAAGLMQSSIAVTQQPVPVFRPPSGVHISHYPPNYIPYGHYFSPFYVPPPIHHFLGNGAFPQQPQASTVYPPPPAVAATAMKYPLPQFKPGGNAANPTHLVMPGAYGAYGSSPAGYNHSSAASAGNSTSNEDLGSSQFKESNVYIGGQQSEGSAVWVAAPGRDMSSLPTSSFYNLPQQGPHVTFTPTQAGHGTFAGIYHPAQAVTAATVHPLLQQSQTMAGAVDMVGPGGNVYQQPQHTQINWPSNY